A stretch of Desulfurivibrio alkaliphilus AHT 2 DNA encodes these proteins:
- the atpE gene encoding ATP synthase F0 subunit C → MKKFAVAALTGLMVLGMASVAMAAGHEGGGVNQMAIAVVCVAAALSVGLAALGCGIGIGVVSGNACAGIARNPEISGKITVTMILGIAFAESLTIFGLVISLILLYAHPYGALLGM, encoded by the coding sequence ATGAAAAAGTTCGCAGTAGCTGCACTTACGGGCCTGATGGTCCTGGGGATGGCCTCCGTGGCCATGGCTGCCGGCCATGAAGGCGGCGGTGTTAATCAAATGGCCATTGCGGTCGTCTGTGTAGCCGCCGCGCTGTCCGTTGGCCTGGCTGCCCTGGGCTGCGGTATCGGTATCGGTGTGGTCAGCGGCAATGCCTGTGCCGGGATTGCCCGTAACCCGGAAATCTCCGGTAAGATCACTGTAACCATGATTCTCGGTATCGCCTTTGCCGAGTCGCTGACCATCTTCGGTCTGGTTATCTCGCTGATTCTGCTGTACGCTCATCCCTACGGCGCCCTGCTGGGCATGTAA
- the rimO gene encoding 30S ribosomal protein S12 methylthiotransferase RimO produces MKTIHLTSLGCPKNLVDSELMLGQLVEEGLRPVSEPGEADVLLVNTCGFIQSAVEEGIDTILGLIEQKKSPAVRVVVCGCLVQRYGSGLVEELPEVDLFLGTEEVSSIAARLRALEEGRAAPESGSVPAGAPAADSLRYRPVDDLQRFLPNATLPRRLTTPAHRAYLKITEGCGNRCSYCMIPAIRGPLRSRRPADILHEARALAAAGVKELTLVAQDLTAYGLDLGPGGPRLPDLLAQLHRELPAAQVPWIRLLYLYPSRVNDELLELVAANPRILPYFDLPFQHVADPVLKAMNRPYGEALVRELVDRVRRLVPRAVIRSTFMVGFPGEREEDVEALAAFLRDCRLEHVGMFTYCNEEGSAAATLPGQVPEELKEQRFQRLMALQAEISLAANQARVGQVEEVLVEGVSSETELLLEGRAWFQAPEIDGCVYINEGNCRAGELVRVLISEAHPYDLVGGIV; encoded by the coding sequence ATGAAAACCATACATTTAACCAGTCTCGGCTGCCCCAAGAACCTGGTGGACTCCGAGCTTATGCTGGGGCAACTGGTGGAAGAGGGCCTGCGCCCGGTATCCGAGCCCGGCGAGGCCGATGTGCTGCTGGTAAATACCTGCGGTTTCATTCAATCGGCGGTGGAGGAGGGGATCGATACCATTCTGGGGCTGATCGAGCAGAAAAAATCCCCGGCGGTGCGGGTGGTGGTCTGTGGCTGCCTGGTGCAGCGCTACGGTTCCGGCCTGGTCGAGGAATTACCGGAGGTTGATCTCTTTCTGGGCACCGAAGAGGTGAGCAGCATCGCCGCCCGGCTGCGTGCCCTGGAGGAAGGTCGGGCGGCGCCGGAGTCTGGCTCTGTGCCGGCCGGTGCTCCGGCGGCCGACAGCCTGCGTTATCGCCCGGTTGACGACCTCCAGCGTTTTCTGCCCAACGCCACGCTTCCTCGCCGCCTGACCACCCCCGCCCATCGCGCCTATTTGAAAATTACCGAGGGTTGCGGCAACCGCTGTTCCTACTGCATGATTCCCGCCATCCGCGGCCCACTGCGCAGCCGCCGGCCGGCGGACATCCTGCATGAGGCCCGGGCCCTGGCCGCCGCCGGGGTAAAGGAGCTGACCCTGGTGGCCCAGGACCTTACCGCCTACGGCCTGGATCTGGGGCCCGGCGGCCCCCGCCTGCCCGATTTGCTGGCCCAACTGCACCGGGAATTACCGGCCGCCCAGGTACCATGGATCCGCCTGCTCTACCTCTACCCCTCCCGGGTTAACGACGAGCTGCTGGAACTGGTGGCGGCCAACCCCCGCATCCTGCCCTATTTCGACCTGCCTTTCCAGCATGTCGCCGACCCGGTGCTCAAGGCCATGAACCGCCCCTATGGCGAGGCGCTGGTTCGGGAACTGGTGGACCGGGTTCGCCGGCTGGTCCCCCGAGCTGTAATCCGCAGCACTTTTATGGTTGGCTTTCCCGGCGAACGGGAAGAGGACGTCGAGGCCCTGGCCGCTTTCCTGCGCGATTGCCGGTTGGAGCACGTGGGAATGTTTACTTACTGCAACGAAGAGGGCAGTGCCGCCGCCACCCTGCCGGGGCAGGTGCCGGAAGAACTCAAGGAGCAACGGTTCCAGCGCCTGATGGCCCTGCAGGCGGAGATTTCGCTGGCGGCCAACCAGGCCCGGGTGGGGCAGGTGGAAGAGGTGCTGGTGGAAGGGGTGAGCAGCGAAACCGAGCTGCTGCTGGAAGGGCGCGCCTGGTTTCAGGCCCCGGAAATCGACGGCTGCGTGTACATCAACGAGGGTAACTGCCGGGCCGGAGAACTGGTCCGGGTGCTGATCAGCGAGGCCCACCCGTACGATCTGGTGGGCGGCATCGTGTAA
- a CDS encoding HU family DNA-binding protein, whose protein sequence is MNKSELIEALARNTELPIREAGAVTGTILEAMTAAMARGENIEIRGFGSFVVKEYESYYGRNPKTGEKIKVPPKRLPFFKVGKELREKLNR, encoded by the coding sequence ATGAACAAGTCGGAATTGATCGAAGCCTTGGCACGCAACACCGAACTGCCGATCCGCGAGGCCGGAGCCGTAACCGGAACCATCCTGGAAGCCATGACGGCGGCCATGGCCAGGGGGGAAAACATCGAGATTCGAGGCTTTGGCAGTTTTGTGGTCAAGGAGTACGAATCGTACTACGGCCGCAACCCCAAAACCGGAGAAAAAATCAAAGTTCCGCCCAAAAGACTGCCTTTTTTCAAGGTCGGCAAGGAACTGCGGGAAAAGCTCAATCGCTGA
- a CDS encoding pseudouridine synthase: MAERLQKFLARAGIASRRKAEEYIAQGRVQVDGRPVAQMGLTIDPERQQVTFDGQPVLPPSRKLTVLLNKPAGYVTTMADPQGRPIVTSLINEPGLRLFPVGRLDLDTEGALLLTNDGELAQNILHPSRQINRTYHATVKGRPNREALQQLRRGIMLEGRRTWPARIRELRRNQESTTLEVIIHEGRKRQVRKMFAAINHPVLQLKRVAYGGLRLGSLPTGRYRRLSPEDLQLLFRPGNK; this comes from the coding sequence ATGGCGGAGCGGCTGCAAAAATTTCTGGCCCGGGCCGGCATCGCCTCCCGGCGCAAGGCTGAGGAGTACATCGCCCAGGGACGGGTGCAGGTGGACGGCCGGCCGGTGGCCCAGATGGGCCTGACCATCGACCCGGAGCGCCAGCAGGTTACCTTCGACGGCCAACCGGTGCTGCCGCCGAGCCGGAAACTCACCGTACTGCTCAACAAACCCGCCGGTTACGTAACCACCATGGCCGACCCCCAGGGTCGCCCCATCGTCACCTCCCTGATCAACGAGCCGGGCTTACGCCTCTTCCCGGTGGGCCGCCTGGACCTGGACACCGAAGGGGCCCTGCTGCTGACCAACGACGGCGAACTGGCCCAGAACATTCTCCACCCCAGCCGCCAGATCAACCGCACCTACCATGCCACCGTAAAAGGCCGCCCCAACCGGGAGGCCCTGCAGCAACTGCGCCGGGGCATTATGCTGGAAGGCCGCCGCACCTGGCCGGCCCGCATCCGGGAGTTGCGCCGCAACCAGGAGAGCACCACCCTGGAGGTCATCATCCATGAGGGTCGCAAACGTCAGGTCCGCAAGATGTTTGCCGCCATCAACCATCCGGTGCTGCAACTAAAAAGAGTGGCCTATGGCGGCCTGCGCCTGGGCTCCCTGCCCACCGGCCGCTACCGCCGGCTCAGCCCCGAGGATCTCCAGTTGCTTTTCCGGCCGGGGAACAAATAA
- a CDS encoding UbiD family decarboxylase: protein MSEPVIHDLRQFIEILRREKEIVTIETEVDPYLEIAEIHRRVIAGGGPALFFSKVKGSAFPVVTNLFGSARRMELAFGRRPIKFVQELVHTVETMLPPTLGKLWQKRGLLRQAAGIGLKRNSRAPILETRQTPPRLTDLPMLTSWHSDGGPFVTLPLVYTEDPLGRGHNLGMYRIQRHDDTTTGIHWQIHKGGGYHYHEAEKRNEALPMTLYIGGPPALMLAAIAPLPENIPELLLASLLLGKKLPMAADPAGGHPLVANAEFAVKGVVPPHVRRPEGPFGDHYGYNSLTHDYPIFQAQRLYHRKDAIYPATVVGRPKQEDFFIGDFLQELLSPLFPLVMSGVRQLKTFGEAGFHCLAAARVTDRYPREAFASGLRILGEGQLSLTKFLIVTDGELDVADFPALWRHVLERVDWRTDLFVFANVSQDTLDYTGPSVNSGSKAMLLGLGREPKRVLPEDFHGTLPQGCERAKAMLPGTLVVQGQSYEQEQELPARLAAHADLAEWPVVLLVDDLAGATVNLQEFIWTFFTRFEPAADIHAAGCETVRRFHQGLTPPVVFDCRMKPWYPPVLEVDPATKALVDSKIGKILPGY, encoded by the coding sequence AAGGTCAAAGGCAGCGCTTTCCCGGTGGTGACCAACCTCTTCGGCTCGGCCCGGCGCATGGAACTGGCCTTTGGCCGCCGACCGATTAAATTTGTCCAGGAACTGGTGCATACCGTGGAAACCATGCTGCCGCCGACCTTAGGTAAGCTGTGGCAAAAACGTGGCCTGCTGCGCCAGGCGGCCGGTATCGGGCTGAAAAGAAACAGCCGGGCCCCGATTCTCGAAACCAGGCAGACCCCTCCCAGGCTCACCGATTTGCCCATGCTCACCTCCTGGCACAGCGACGGCGGCCCCTTTGTTACCCTGCCTCTGGTTTACACCGAAGACCCCTTGGGCCGGGGACACAACCTGGGCATGTACCGGATCCAGCGCCATGACGACACCACCACCGGCATTCACTGGCAGATCCACAAGGGAGGCGGCTATCACTACCACGAGGCGGAAAAACGCAACGAGGCACTGCCCATGACCTTGTACATCGGTGGTCCGCCGGCCCTGATGCTGGCGGCGATTGCGCCGTTGCCGGAAAACATTCCCGAGCTGCTGCTGGCCTCGCTGCTGCTGGGGAAAAAACTGCCCATGGCGGCCGATCCGGCCGGCGGTCACCCCCTGGTGGCCAACGCCGAATTTGCCGTCAAAGGGGTAGTGCCACCCCATGTGCGCCGCCCGGAAGGGCCCTTCGGCGACCACTACGGCTACAACTCCCTGACCCACGACTACCCGATCTTCCAGGCCCAGCGGCTCTACCATCGCAAAGATGCCATTTATCCCGCCACCGTGGTGGGCCGGCCCAAGCAGGAGGATTTTTTCATCGGCGATTTTCTCCAGGAACTGCTCTCGCCGCTGTTCCCGCTGGTGATGAGCGGCGTGCGCCAGTTGAAAACCTTTGGTGAAGCCGGCTTTCACTGCCTGGCCGCCGCCCGGGTCACCGACCGCTACCCTCGCGAAGCCTTTGCCTCCGGCCTGCGGATCCTGGGAGAGGGGCAGTTGTCGTTGACCAAATTTTTAATCGTCACCGACGGCGAACTGGACGTGGCCGATTTCCCGGCCCTGTGGCGCCACGTTTTGGAACGGGTGGATTGGCGCACCGACCTGTTTGTCTTTGCCAACGTCTCCCAGGACACCCTGGATTACACCGGCCCCTCGGTCAATTCAGGCTCCAAGGCGATGCTGCTGGGGCTGGGCCGGGAGCCCAAACGGGTGTTACCCGAGGACTTCCATGGCACCCTGCCCCAAGGCTGTGAGCGTGCCAAGGCCATGCTGCCGGGCACCCTGGTGGTCCAGGGGCAAAGCTATGAGCAGGAGCAAGAGCTACCCGCCCGCCTGGCGGCCCATGCCGACCTGGCGGAGTGGCCGGTGGTGCTCCTGGTCGACGACCTGGCAGGGGCCACGGTCAACCTGCAGGAATTTATCTGGACCTTTTTCACCCGCTTTGAACCGGCGGCCGATATTCACGCCGCCGGCTGTGAAACCGTACGCCGCTTCCACCAGGGCCTCACCCCCCCGGTGGTCTTCGACTGCCGGATGAAGCCCTGGTACCCGCCGGTACTGGAAGTGGACCCGGCCACCAAGGCCCTGGTGGACAGCAAGATCGGCAAAATCCTACCAGGATATTAA
- a CDS encoding nucleoside phosphorylase yields MKERAIPSTGVVIEPRREAGEPELSGPGLLPVNPAEARMAAAMAREAGWRRYSFFPGALHATPTGGAWLAGPAVGAPVAVMALEKLVALGATAVISVGWCGALAPGVEVGDIVLPDTALSEEGTSAHYPFAGQSVAADPALNLKLQRLLVGAGFTVHGGPVWTTDAPYRETWAKVARYRRRGILAVEMEFAALAAVAAYRGVPLASVLLVSDLVREEQAWEPAFRGRDFRRRARRLLLLLHEFITVE; encoded by the coding sequence ATGAAGGAGCGCGCAATACCATCAACCGGGGTGGTGATTGAACCTCGACGGGAAGCGGGGGAGCCGGAGTTGAGCGGGCCGGGGCTGTTGCCGGTAAATCCCGCCGAGGCCCGCATGGCCGCTGCCATGGCCCGGGAAGCTGGGTGGCGGCGGTACTCTTTTTTCCCCGGCGCCCTCCATGCGACCCCGACCGGTGGAGCCTGGCTGGCCGGGCCGGCGGTTGGCGCGCCGGTGGCGGTGATGGCCCTGGAAAAGCTGGTGGCCCTGGGGGCTACGGCGGTGATTTCCGTCGGCTGGTGCGGGGCCCTGGCCCCCGGGGTCGAGGTGGGGGATATTGTGTTGCCTGACACCGCCTTGAGCGAAGAAGGTACTTCGGCCCATTACCCCTTTGCCGGGCAATCCGTTGCCGCCGATCCCGCATTGAACCTGAAACTTCAACGGCTGTTGGTTGGGGCCGGTTTCACCGTGCATGGCGGGCCGGTCTGGACCACCGACGCCCCCTACCGCGAAACCTGGGCCAAGGTGGCCCGTTACCGCCGTCGGGGAATTTTGGCCGTGGAGATGGAGTTTGCCGCCCTGGCGGCAGTGGCCGCTTACCGTGGGGTGCCGCTGGCCTCGGTGCTGCTGGTTTCGGATCTGGTGCGGGAGGAGCAGGCCTGGGAGCCGGCCTTTCGGGGGCGTGATTTTCGCCGTCGGGCGCGCCGGTTGCTGCTGCTGTTACATGAATTTATAACCGTTGAGTGA